Proteins from a single region of Corylus avellana chromosome ca11, CavTom2PMs-1.0:
- the LOC132166218 gene encoding U-box domain-containing protein 26-like: MKKADHMAIPYLFRCPISLDLFKDPVTLCTGQTYDRSSIEKWLAAGNLTCPVTMQKLHDPSIVPNHTLRHLIDQWLQLGHQFDPNYLATIDSLAALKHSLECHQATLQDKLQTLQKIRALSEESPSTNSCLLQLGFLPLLLELAFGKVKAKVVSQDHVKFVDQALSCAIKMLPLGELAPLNMLKEESKLASFLDLFQHGTFMVKISLCHLIEALPSSTETKELCDILGKTTQLLHEAVLLAANGSEASEAGIRALSALSSMESNRENLVQEGAVDGLVAYILGAERHEKSLAAMAMETLEKLLQVESAKEALVNNPNGVNAIVRMVFRVSDHEGSESAVSLLMIICYDSLRAREEAIGAGVLTQLLLLLQSQCNGRTKTKARMLLKLLRSKWDEDSKQV, encoded by the coding sequence ATGAAAAAGGCTGATCACATGGCCATTCCCTATCTGTTCAGATGCCCAATTAGTCTAGACTTGTTCAAAGATCCTGTAACTTTATGCACAGGCCAAACGTATGACAGATCAAGCATAGAGAAATGGCTGGCTGCAGGCAATCTCACATGCCCTGTCACAATGCAGAAGCTCCATGATCCATCCATTGTTCCTAATCACACTCTTCGCCACTTGATTGATCAGTGGCTTCAATTGGGTCACCAATTTGATCCAAATTACTTGGCAACGATTGATTCTTTAGCTGCACTCAAACACAGCCTTGAATGTCATCAAGCAACCTTACAAGACAAGCTTCAAACACTCCAAAAGATTCGAGCATTATCTGAAGAATCGCCGTCAACCAATTCTTGTTTGCTCCAATTGGGCTTCTTACCTCTACTTTTGGAACTAGCTTTTGGAAAAGTAAAAGCCAAAGTAGTCTCTCAAGATCATGTCAAGTTTGTTGACCAAGCACTTTCATGTGCAATAAAAATGCTGCCTTTGGGTGAACTGGCACCTCTGAATATGCTAAAAGAAGAGTCTAAATTAGCCTCATTCCTAGATTTATTTCAGCACGGCACTTTCATGGTCAAGATAAGCTTGTGTCATCTTATAGAGGCACTACCATCATCCACAGAGACAAAGGAGCTTTGTGATATTCTTGGAAAAACCACCCAACTCTTGCATGAAGCTGTTCTTCTTGCTGCCAATGGTTCTGAGGCTTCTGAGGCTGGAATCAGAGCCTTGTCTGCATTATCTTCCATGGAATCTAATCGAGAGAATTTGGTTCAAGAAGGCGCTGTAGATGGACTCGTGGCATACATTTTAGGTGCTGAAAGACATGAAAAAAGCTTGGCAGCAATGGCAATGGAAACACTAGAGAAGCTCTTACAAGTAGAGAGTGCAAAAGAAGCTTTGGTGAATAACCCAAATGGAGTTAATGCTATTGTTAGAATGGTTTTCAGGGTATCAGATCATGAAGGCAGTGAGAGTGCTGTCAGCTTGCTTATGATCATATGTTATGATTCCTTAAGGGCAAGGGAAGAAGCCATTGGTGCTGGAGTTTTGACTCAGTTGCTTTTGCTGCTGCAGAGCCAGTGTAATGGTAGGACCAAAACAAAGGCTAGAATGCTGCTCAAGCTGCTTAGATCCAAGTGGGATGAAGATTCAAAGCAGGTGTAG
- the LOC132166284 gene encoding nuclear intron maturase 4, mitochondrial codes for MRLLGLSSVCKANLLKRAILKGVNLTRFISSLSTNIGKSAARLHSRTYYSSAAETNDNTDKGTGKMTLAKNLACLVEESSFVDGRKPRSRMELKRYFELRIKKKVKEQYTNGKFQDLMAKVIANLDTLQDAYNCIRLNSNVDISLNNERASFESMAEELCSGSFDVIANTFSVSTKGASKETLVLPNLKLKIVQEAIRIVLEVVYKPHFCKISHGCRSGRGHSTALKYIRKEISNPDWWFTFHIKRKLDACVLDKIIATMEDKIEDPSLYAIIRSMFDAHVLNLEFGGFPKGHGLPQEGVLSPILVNIYLDLFDREFYRLSMKYEALDPGFLSNQDGSYSNLRTWFRRQLKCNDLNCKNEKNVSIRVHSCRFMDEIFCAVSGSKEVALSFKCDILNYLQNSLLLDVDNQTEVLPNEGPQGIRFLGFLVRRSVRESPAMKAVHKLKEKVNLFALQKQEAWNAGTIRIGKKWLGHGLKKVKESEIKHLADCNSVLSQISCFRKAGMETDHWYKLLLKIWMQDVKANAAKSEEIIFSKYVAEPSLPQELMDSFYEFQRRAEEYVSSETASTLALLPNLSSSSKSDSITEIIAPVDVIKKRLLRYGLATYEGYPRTTSLLVLQDNDQIINWFSGLVCRWLRWCSQCDNFGDVKLLISDQVRKSCIRTLAAKYRIHENEIEKRFDSQLSRIPSTQEIEQEMEIETSDTQSFDNDEALMYGISYSGLCLLSLARVVTQSRPCNCFVMGCPSPAPSVYTLHVMERQKFPGWKTGFSSCIHPSLNKRRIGLCEQHLKDLYLGHISLQSIDFGAWK; via the exons ATGCGGCTCTTGGGGTTGTCAAGTGTTTGCAAAGCAAACTTGCTGAAACGTGCCATACTGAAAGGGGTGAACCTTACTCGATTCATTTCGTCATTATCAACTAATATAG GTAAATCTGCTGCAAGATTACATTCTCGCACATATTATTCTTCTGCTGCAGAAACTAATGACAACACTGATAAGGGCACTGGAAAAATGACATTGGCAAAGAACTTAGCCTGTCTTGTTGAAGAATCTTCATTTGTTGATGGGAGAAAGCCCAGGAGTCGAATGGAGCTCAAGAGGTATTTTGAACTCCGCATAAAGAAGAAGGTGAAGGAGCAATACACGAATGGGAAGTTTCAAGACCTAATGGCAAAAGTGATTGCCAATCTAGACACTCTTCAGGATGCTTACAATTGTATAAGGCTAAATTCAAATGTAGATATATCATTAAATAATGAGAGAGCCTCTTTTGAATCCATGGCTGAAGAGCTTTGTAGTGGGAGTTTTGATGTCATTGCCAATACTTTCTCTGTCTCAACAAAGGGTGCAAGCAAAGAAACCCTTGTCCTTCCCAATCTTAAGTTGAAGATTGTTCAGGAAGCTATCAGGATAGTTCTAGAAGTTGTTTACAAGCCCCACTTTTGTAAGATATCTCATGGTTGTCGGAGTGGGAGAGGACACTCAACGGCATTGAAGTACATTAGGAAAGAGATCTCTAACCCTGACTGGTGGTTTACCTTTCACATAAAAAGAAAGCTGGATGCTTGTGTCCTAGATAAAATCATTGCAACAATGGAGGACAAGATAGAAGATCCCAGCTTGTATGCTATCATTCGCAGCATGTTTGATGCCCATGTACTCAATCTGGAGTTTGGGGGCTTTCCAAAAGGTCATGGTCTACCACAAGAGGGAGTGTTGTCCCCTATACTAGTAAATATATATCTTGACCTCTTTGACCGCGAATTTTACAGATTGTCAATGAAATATGAAGCTCTGGATCCAGGTTTTCTTTCTAATCAAGATGGGTCCTATTCCAATCTGCGCACTTGGTTTAGGAGGCAGCTGAAATGCAATGATCTCAACtgcaaaaatgaaaagaatgttAGCATAAGAGTTCATTCTTGTCGTTTCATGGATGAGATATTTTGTGCAGTCTCTGGTTCCAAAGAAGTTGCTCTCAGTTTTAAATGTGATATTCTAAATTACTTACAGAATTCTTTGCTTTTGGACGTTGACAATCAAACAGAAGTATTACCAAATGAGGGGCCCCAGGGGATTCGCTTTCTGGGCTTTTTGGTTAGAAGAAGCGTAAGAGAAAGTCCTGCTATGAAGGCTGTTCACAAGTTAAAGGAAAAGGTCAATTTATTTGCTTTACAAAAACAGGAGGCGTGGAATGCCGGGACTATTAGAATTGGCAAGAAATGGCTAGGTCATGGTTTGAAGAAGGTTAAGGAGTCTGAAATCAAGCATTTAGCGGATTGTAACTCTGTTTTGAGCCAAATTTCCTGTTTCCGTAAAGCTGGGATGGAAACTGATCATTGGTACAAGCTCTTACTGAAGATATGGATGCAAGATGTTAAAGCCAACGCAGCAAAGAGTGAGGAAATAATCTTTTCTAAGTATGTTGCAGAACCATCTCTTCCCCAAGAATTGATGGACTCCTTTTATGAATTTCAGAGGCGTGCAGAAGAATATGTTTCTTCTGAGACAGCTTCTACTCTTGCTCTTTTGCCAAATTTGAGCTCCTCAAGCAAATCTGACTCCATCACTGAGATTATTGCTCCTGTTGATGTCATAAAAAAGAGGCTTTTACGATATGGATTGGCCACATATGAAGGGTACCCTCGTACAACTTCTCTGCTTGTTTTACAAGATAATGACCAGATTATCAACTGGTTTTCTGGTCTTGTCTGCCGTTGGCTTAGATGGTGTAGTCAGTGTGATAATTTTGGTGATGTAAAGCTCTTAATTTCTGATCAAGTTAGGAAATCTTGCATTCGTACTCTAGCAGCAAAGTACCGGATACATGAAAATGAGATAGAAAAACGGTTTGACTCACAATTGAGCAGGATTCCTTCTACTCAAGAAATAGAGCAAGAGATGGAAATTGAGACATCAGATACCCaatcttttgataatgatgAGGCTTTGATGTATGGGATATCTTATAGTGGCTTGTGTTTACTTTCTCTAGCAAGAGTGGTGACCCAGTCACGGCCTTGCAATTGTTTTGTTATGGGGTGCCCTTCTCCAGCACCAAGTGTTTATACTCTTCATGTGATGGAAAGGCAGAAGTTCCCAGGCTGGAAGACAGGGTTCTCAAGTTGTATTCATCCTAGCTTGAATAAAAGGCGGATCGGCTTGTGTGAGCAACATTTAAAAGATTTGTATCTTGGTCATATATCACTTCAGTCCATTGATTTCGGTGCCTGGAAATGA
- the LOC132166391 gene encoding SAL1 phosphatase-like: MVTINCLRGVPKITYTSTPKITISKPVVSLFSKRASPLVAIVAAASFSSMSYDTELAAAKKAASLAARLCQKVQKALLQSDVQSKSDKSPVTVADYGSQALVSFVLERELPSESFSLVAEEDSGDLRKESGQETLQRITKLVNDTIANDGSFSVPTLTAADVLGAIDCGKSDGGSHGRHWVLDPIDGTKGFVRGDQYAIALALLDEGKVVLGVLACPNLPLASIGGDSRHSSDDEVGCLFFAKVGAGTYMQSLDGSSPIKVHVSTTENPEEASFFESFEAAHSSHDLSSSIANKLGVKAPPVRIDSQAKYGALSRGDGAIYLRFPHKGYREKIWDHAAGCIVVTEAGGVATDAAGNPLDFSKGRYLDLDTGIIVTNQKLMPSLLKAVRESLDEATSSL; encoded by the exons ATGGTTACAATAAATTGTTTGAGAGGTGTACCCAAAATCACATACACCTCAACacccaaaatcacaatttctaaGCCCGTTGtttctctcttctccaaaaGGGCCTCTCCTCTCGTAGCAATAGTAGCAGCAGCATCATTTTCCTCAATGTCTTACGACACGGAGCTCGCGGCTGCCAAGAAAGCAGCATCTCTCGCTGCCCGACTCTGCCAG AAGGTGCAAAAGGCACTGTTGCAATCAGATGTCCAGTCAAAATCAGATAAAAGTCCTGTCACTGTGGCTGATTATG GTTCACAAGCTCTGGTTAGTTTTGTGCTGGAGAGGGAACTTCCTTCTGAATCATTCTCATTAGTGGCTGAGGAG GATTCAGGAGATCTTCGCAAGGAAAGTGGGCAGGAAACGCTACAGCGCATAACAAAACTTGTGAATGATACTATCGCTAATGATGGATCGTTTAGCGTTCCTACATTGACTGCAGCAGATGTGCTTGGGGCCATCGACTGTGGCAAATCTGACGGTGGTTCTCATGGCCGGCATTGGGTTTTGGATCCAATAGACGGTACTAAAGG ATTTGTAAGAGGAGACCAATATGCTATAGCACTAGCATTGCTAGATGAAGGGAAAGTGGTTTTGGGCGTCCTGGCTTGTCCAAATCTTCCTTTAGCATCCATTGGTGGTGATAGTCGACATTCTTCAGATGATGAAGTTGGTTGCCTTTTCTTTGCCAAAGTTGGTGCAGGAACATACATGCAGTCACTGGATGGTTCTTCACCAATAAAG GTGCATGTCAGTACTACCGAAAATCCAGAGGAAGCATCATTCTTTGAATCCTTTGAAGCAGCACACTCCTCGCATGACTTATCTAGCTCCATTGCAAAT AAACTAGGGGTCAAAGCACCGCCAGTTAGAATCGACAGCCAGGCTAAGTATGGGGCACTGTCCAGAGGAGATGGAGCCATATATCTGCGATTCCCTCATAAAGGATACCGTGAAAAAATATGGGATCATGCTGCTGGGTGCATTGTCGTTACTG AAGCTGGAGGTGTGGCGACAGATGCTGCAGGGAACCCTTTGGACTTTTCTAAAGGGAGATACCTTGATCTTGACACTGGCATAATTGTTACCAATCAGAAATTGATGCCTTCACTCTTGAAGGCAGTTAGAGAGTCCCTGGACGAGGCAACTTCATCTTTGTGA
- the LOC132166465 gene encoding 2-oxoisovalerate dehydrogenase subunit alpha 2, mitochondrial-like encodes MAVFMRKSSKVINHLKSKMGLLGVINLLSPSTLFHHQELSVAAPIARTLRNPDADLSIKATLFSSQRFKSTKADKHLNSLNDADDNKILDFPGGKVSFTPEMRFISESPEERTRCYRVLDDEGQLIIGSNVIQVGEELAVKMYTGMIMLQTMDTLFYEAQRQGRISFYLTTIGEEAINIATAAALTIDDCVFPQYREPGVLLWRGFTLQEFANQCFGNKADYGKGRQMPIHYGSNKHNYFTVSSTIATQIPHAVGAAYSLKMDRKRACAVTYFGDGGTSEGDFHAALNFAAVMEAPVIFICRNNGWAISTPTSDQFRSDGVVVRGRAYGVRSIRVDGNDALAIYSAVEAAREMAISEHRPILIEALTYRVGHHSTSDDSTKYRPADEIEWWKLARDPVTRFRKWIESNGWWSSEAESSFRSSMREKLLHAIQVAEKVEKPPVADMFTDVYDLTPSNLHEQEKLLKETIRRHPQDYPSDVPA; translated from the exons ATGGCTGTCTTCATGAGAAAATCATCTAAAGTTATTAACCATCTAAAATCCAAGATGGGTTTGCTGGGTGTGATCAACCTGCTGAGCCCTTCTACTTTATTCCATCATCAAGAACTTTCAGTTGCAGCACCAATTGCTCGAACTCTAAGAAACCCAGACGCAGATTTGAGTATCAAAGCAACCCTTTTCTCTTCTCAACGTTTCAAATCGACAAAAGCCGACAAACATTTGAATTCTCTCAATGATGCTGATGACAACAAG ATCTTGGATTTTCCAGGAGGAAAGGTTAGTTTCACTCCTGAAATGAGGTTCATATCTGAATCCCCAGAGGAACGGACACGCTGCTACCGTGTCCTTGATGATGAAGGACAGCTGATTATTGGCAGCAATGTTATACAG GTCGGTGAGGAACTTGCTGTAAAGATGTACACTGGCATGATTATGCTTCAAACTATGGACACACTCTTTTATGAAGCACAAAGGCAAGGAAGAATTTCATTTTATCTGACTACAATTGGAGAAGAGGCCATCAACATTGCAACTGCAGCAGCGCTGACCATTGATGACTGTGTCTTCCCTCAG TACAGAGAACCAGGAGTGCTACTATGGCGTGGCTTCACCCTACAAGAATTTGCAAACCAGTGTTTCGGAAACAAAGCTGATTATGGAAAAGGCAGGCAGATGCCCATCCATTACGGATCTAATAAGCACAATTACTTTACCGTATCATCGACAATTGC TACACAAATTCCCCATGCTGTTGGTGCTGCATATTCTTTGAAGATGGATAGAAAAAGAGCATGTGCAGTCACGTATTTTGGTGATGGTGGCACAAGTGAG GGAGATTTCCATGCTGCGTTAAATTTTGCTGCGGTTATGGAGGCCCCGGTTATATTCATCTGTCGGAACAATGGATGGGCTATTAGTACCCCTACTTCAGACCAGTTTCGAA GTGATGGTGTAGTTGTCAGAGGCCGAGCTTATGGAGTCCGAAGCATCCGCGTAGATGGTAATGATGCACTTGCCATTTATAGTGCAGTTGAAGCTGCACGTGAAATGGCAATAAGTGAACACAGACCAATCTTAATTGAG GCATTAACATACAGAGTAGGACACCACTCCACATCGGATGATTCCACCAAGTATCGGCCAGCCGATGAGATTGAATGGTGGAAATTGGCTAGAGACCCTGTAACTAGATTTAGAAAATGGATTGAAAGCAATGGTTGGTGGAGCAGTGAGGCTGAGTCAAGCTTTAGAAGCAGCATGAGAGAGAAG CTACTACATGCAATTCAGGTTGCAGAGAAAGTTGAGAAACCCCCAGTGGCGGACATGTTCACAGATGTATATGATTTAACTCCATCCAATCTCCACGAGCAGGAGAAATTGCTGAAAGAGACGATCAGGAGACACCCACAGGATTACCCATCAGATGTTCCTGCCTAG